The following proteins are co-located in the Malus sylvestris chromosome 13, drMalSylv7.2, whole genome shotgun sequence genome:
- the LOC126597024 gene encoding sphinganine C4-monooxygenase 1-like, giving the protein MGIEVSDELLGTFVPVLIYWAYSGIYVLLDSFEEYRLHTRKDEDEKNLVSKRTVVKGVLLQQTIQAIVAIILFTVTGNDGGDAVTKPSFIDLGRQFVIAMVVLDTWQYFMHRYMHHNKFLYKHIHSQHHRLVVPYAFGALYNHPVEGLLLDTIGGALSFLFSGMSPRASIFFFSFATIKTVDDHCGLWLPGNLFHALFRNNTAYHDVHHQLYGNKYNFSQPFFVMWDRILGTYMPYSLEKRAGGGFEVRPKKVEKEN; this is encoded by the exons ATGGGAATCGAGGTTTCCGATGAGCTGTTGGGAACTTTCGTCCCGGTTTTGATATATTGGGCGTATTCGGGGATTTACGTGCTGCTGGATTCGTTCGAGGAGTACCGATTGCACACCAGGAAGGATGAGGACGAGAAGAATTTGGTCTCCAAGAGAACCGTCGTCAAAGGGGTTCTTCTGCAGCAGACGATTCAGGCTATTGTCGCTATTATCCTGTTCACG GTGACAGGAAATGATGGCGGGGATGCAGTTACAAAGCCTTCTTTCATTGATCTAGGAAGACAGTTTGTTATTGCAATGGTGGTTTTGGATACCTGGCAATACTTTATGCACAGATACATGCACCACAACAAGTTCTTATACAAACATATCCATTCCCAACATCACCGACTTGTTGTGCCCTATGCATTTGGAGCTCTGTACAATCACCCTGTGGAGGGACTTCTCCTTGATACAATTGGCGGGGCTTTATCTTTTCTCTTCTCTGGTATGTCTCCTCGGGCCTCcatattcttcttctcctttgcGACCATCAAAACGGTGGACGATCATTGTGGATTATGGCTTCCTGGGAACCTCTTCCATGCATTGTTCAGAAATAATACTGCTTACCACGATGTCCATCACCAGCTCTATGGAAACAAGTATAACTTCTCCCAGCCTTTCTTTGTTATGTGGGATAGAATACTTGGTACGTACATGCCTTACTCATTAGAGAAGAGAGCAGGTGGGGGCTTTGAAGTGCGGCCTAAGAAAGTAGAGAAGGAGAACTGA